A window from Littorina saxatilis isolate snail1 linkage group LG9, US_GU_Lsax_2.0, whole genome shotgun sequence encodes these proteins:
- the LOC138976645 gene encoding zinc finger protein 665-like: MEEADKAVYTEVKVEINIAEEPVPLYLTDLCTGVIKDVRADRAVPAWTQHTAEGDAVANGHSDIVVKTEAGEDQPGLLHDFSHETSWTGKCLPAPNSEGKEGWGTRKPGESEHNEYPSAPELSVEDLRTSDKNPGRPHACPLCPANYKRPFHLREHMSKHTGEKDYACEKCDKTFRLPQYLKQHMLTHSGQRPHACPLCPATYKTSGKLKEHMIKHTEEKDHACAKCEEKFSTLQHLKSHMQLHSGQRPYKCPHCDASFMQPRTLTLHLRKGHPKHKYSSASEWIVAVADSVRTIDRTLEKPYSRHLCTAVANDHSDIVVKTEAREDQPGLLHDFSHDTTWTGKCLPAPNSEGKEGWGTRKPEESEHCEYQKDYACEKCDKTFRLPQYLKQHMLTHSGQRPHACPLCPATYKHSVNLKDHMFKHTGKKDHACEKCDDKFSLLKNLRQHMRIHSGQRPHTCPHCDATFIQPSNLMRHKRKGHPTLYGYSSAAEWNVAVADSVRTLEKPYSCHLCPAAYKLSHQLKKHMFKHTGEKAHACAKCDDKFSTLQHLKSHMQIHSGQRPHTCPHCDATFIHPNNLRQHKRKGHPALYRYSSAAERIVAVANSVRTIDRTLDKPYTCHLCTAAYKKSHHLREHMFKHTGEKAHACAKCDEAFSLPQHLKQHLLSHTGQRPYKCQHCDASFLRSYFLTRHIQVGHPKLSDQPSATEVSVGVESSTSSSNSNLDSPATEVNTCQNEVSSTECNWAVVVKLEPDIDM; encoded by the exons ATGGAGGAAGCCGACAAAGCAGTGTACACAGAGGTCAAGGTTGAGATCAACATTGCTGAGGAACCTGTACCTCTGTATCTGACTGACCTTTGTACAGGAG TCATCAAAGATGTCAGAGCAGACAGAGCAGTCCCTGCCTGGACCCAGCACACGGCAGAAGGAGATGCTGTTGCCAACGGTCACAGTGATATCGTGGTGAAGACAGAGGCAGGGGAAGATCAGCCTGGTTTGCTCCATGATTTCAGCCATGAGACAAGCTGGACTGGGAAATGTTTGCCTGCACCCAATTCAGAGGGAAAGGAAGGATGGGGAACCCGGAAACCGGGAGAATCGGAACACAATGAATACCCTTCAGCACCTGAACTAAGTGTTGAAGACCTGAGGACAAGTGATAAGAACCCTGGAAGGCCACATGCTTGTCCATTGTGTCCTGCTAATTACAAGCGACCTTTTCACTTGAGGGagcacatgtcaaaacacacAGGAGAGAAAGATTATGCATGTGAAAAATGTGATAAGACATTTCGTCTGCCCCAATATCTGAAGCAACACATGCTGACCCACTCAGGGCAAAGACCACATGCTTGTCCATTATGTCCTGCTACTTACAAGACCTCCGGGAAGTTGAAGGAACACATGATCAAACACACAGAAGAGAAAGATCATGCCTGTGCAAAGTGTGAAGAAAAATTCAGCACGCTCCAACATCTGAAGTCACACATGCAGCTCCACTCAGGGCAAAGACCTTATAAATGCCCTCACTGTGATGCCTCTTTCATGCAGCCAAGGACTTTGACACTACATTTACGGAAGGGACATCCCAAGCATAAATACTCATCAGCATCTGAATGGATCGTAGCTGTTGCTGACAGCGTTAGGACCATCGATAGGACCCTTGAAAAGCCATACTCTCGTCACCTGTGTACTGCTGTTGCCAACGATCACAGTGATATCGTGGTGAAGACAGAGGCAAGGGAAGATCAGCCTGGTTTGCTCCATGATTTCAGCCATGACACAACCTGGACTGGGAAATGTTTGCCTGCACCCAATTCAGAGGGAAAGGAAGGATGGGGAACCCGGAAACCGGAAGAATCAGAACACTGTGAATACCAGAAAGATTATGCATGTGAAAAATGTGATAAGACATTTCGTCTGCCCCAATATCTGAAGCAACACATGCTGACCCACTCAGGTCAAAGACCACATGCTTGTCCATTATGTCCTGCTACTTACAAGCACTCTGTGAATTTGAAGGACCACATGTTCAAACACACAGGAAAGAAAGATCATGCCTGTGAAAAATGTGATGACAAATTCAGCCTGCTCAAAAATTTGAGGCAACACATGAGGATCCACTCAGGGCAAAGACCTCATACATGCCCACACTGTGATGCTACTTTCATACAGCCAAGCAACTTGATGCGACATAAACGTAAGGGACATCCTACACTCTATGGTTACTCATCAGCAGCTGAATGGAACGTAGCTGTTGCTGACAGTGTTAGGACCCTTGAAAAGCCATACTCTTGTCACCTGTGTCCTGCTGCCTACAAGCTATCCCATCAGTTGAAGAAACACATGTTCAAACACACAGGAGAAAAAGCTCACGCCTGTGCAAAGTGTGATGACAAATTCAGCACGCTCCAACATCTGAAGTCACACATGCAGATCCACTCAGGGCAAAGACCTCATACATGTCCACACTGTGATGCTACTTTCATACACCCAAACAACTTGAGGCAACATAAACGTAAGGGACATCCTGCACTCTATCGGTACTCATCAGCAGCTGAAAGGATTGTAGCTGTTGCAAACAGCGTTAGGACCATAGACAGGACCCTTGATAAACCGTACACTTGTCACCTGTGTACTGCTGCCTACAAGAAATCCCACCATTTGAGGGAACACATGTTTAAACACACAGGAGAGAAAGCTCACGCCTGTGCAAAGTGTGATGAGGCTTTCAGTCTGCCCCAACATTTGAAACAACACCTGTTGTCCCACACAGGCCAAAGACCCTATAAATGCCAACACTGTGATGCTAGCTTTTTGCGGTCTTATTTTTTAACACGACATATACAAGTAGGACATCCTAAACTGAGTGATCAGCCCTCAGCGACTGAAGTGAGTGTTGGTGTTGAATCCAGCACATCTAGCTCAAACAGCAATCTAGACAGTCCTGCCACCGAGGTCAACACATGTCAGAATGAAGTGAGTTCTACTGAATGCAATTGGGCTGTTGTTGTCAAATTAGAGCCAGATATTGACATGTAA